A DNA window from Fragaria vesca subsp. vesca linkage group LG3, FraVesHawaii_1.0, whole genome shotgun sequence contains the following coding sequences:
- the LOC101297703 gene encoding transcription factor MYB28-like: MVRTPCCDERGMKKGTWTPEEDRKLIAYVTRYGCWNWRQLPKFAGLSRCGKSCRLRWLNYLRPNIKRGNYTTEEEEIIITLHEKLGNKWSAIAAQLEGRTDNEVKNHWHTNLKKRLMMNKHKPSSVSITHDDHHHHEEMEVPKSLDQPRSTAVTDDFGNAETTVDDQISQIDFLDYPELWSPQPSSSELSSMTSDTTGVAITAADGLVVEDNATSAAMETFFGDFSDNFWTEPFLADNDPSGLYTPLMEPDFFYPSFDGDFLYGAT, translated from the exons ATGGTGAGAACTCCTTGCTGTGATGAAAGGGGAATGAAGAAAGGGACATGGACACCGGAGGAAGATAGGAAGCTCATAGCTTATGTTACTAGGTATGGCTGCTGGAATTGGCGCCAACTCCCCAAGTTTGCTG GGCTTTCAAGGTGCGGAAAGAGTTGCAGACTTAGGTGGCTGAATTATCTGAGGCCGAACATCAAGAGAGGAAACTACACAACTGAAGAGGAGGAAATAATAATCACACTTCATGAAAAGCTGGGGAACAAATGGTCTGCGATTGCAGCACAGCTTGAGGGAAGAACTGACAATGAGGTTAAGAATCACTGGCACACAAACCTCAAGAAACGCTTAATGATGAACAAGCACAAGCCCTCCTCAGTTTCAATCACACATGATGATCATCATCATCATGAAGAAATGGAAGTACCGAAATCATTGGATCAGCCAAGGAGTACTGCTGTTACTGATGATTTTGGAAATGCGGAAACTACTGTTGATGATCAAATTTCCCAAATTGATTTTCTTGATTACCCAGAACTGTGGTCGCCACAGCCATCATCGAGTGAGCTCTCGTCCATGACCAGCGATACTACTGGAGTTGCAATTACTGCCGCAGATGGTTTGGTTGTGGAGGACAATGCTACATCAGCTGCCATGGAGACATTCTTTGGAGATTTCAGCGATAATTTCTGGACAGAGCCATTTCTGGCTGACAATGACCCAAGTGGTTTGTATACACCCTTGATGGAGCCTGATTTTTTTTATCCGTCATTTGATGGAGATTTCTTGTACGGAGCAACATGA
- the LOC101297994 gene encoding uncharacterized protein LOC101297994 produces the protein MKNASRSKFLLCFRPVDVDMEMVVESKPARRTRTKLIENTKAEKTKVVDKEEVQAPLTKTMSLDRECSMISSQTSKLPRSRHSRTLSKAIKAVVFETILAKKVREGRAFRQDSFGSKRGYSLSLGTDELMTTPSETNSHEVRVNFDSEKQSTKNQEDSVKKSKKNEKGSCELNSGMYLLLISLGITVFWGRVFAILFTSIWLYFFSWRCANSNLRRPENVRELSEAESREQKRRVIMEGLIERNHHFQGSQRWH, from the exons ATGAAAAACGCTTCCAGAAGCAAGTTTCTGCTTTGCTTCCGACCAGTGGACGTCGACATGGAAATGGTCGTCGAGTCTAAACCTGCGCGCAGAACTAGAACCAAGCTGATCGAGAACACCAAGGCCGAAAAGACCAAGGTGGTGGACAAGGAGGAAGTCCAAGCTCCGTTGACCAAAACTATGTCTTTGGATAGAGAGTGCTCCATGATCAGTTCTCAGACCTCCAAACTGCCTCGGTCTCGTCACAGCCGGACGTTATCTAAGGCCATCAAAGCCGTCGTCTTTGAAACGATTCTG GCGAAGAAGGTTCGAGAAGGCAGAGCTTTCCGGCAAGACTCGTTCGGATCGAAACGGGGCTATTCTCTGAGTTTGGGGACTGATGAACTGATGACAACACCTTCAGAGACTAATTCTCATGAAGTCAGAGTCAATTTTGACTCGGAAAAACAGAGCACGAAGAATCAAGAAGACTCTGTTAAGAAATCGAAGAAGAACGAAAAGGGTTCATGTGAGCTCAATTCCGGAATGTATTTACTTCTCATAAGCCTCGGGATCACTGTTTTCTGGGGGAGGGTATTTGCTATTCTCTTCACATCAATCTGGCTCTACTTTTTCTCATGGCGTTGCGCAAATAGTAATCTCCGGCGGCCGGAAAACGTGAGAGAGTTGTCGGAGGCGGAGTCCAGGGAGCAGAAGAGGAGGGTCATAATGGAAGGGTTGATTGAACGGAACCACCATTTCCAGGGTAGTCAGAGATGGCATTAA
- the LOC101302736 gene encoding myb-related protein Hv1-like — protein MVRAPFYDKSGVKKGAWDAEEDDKLRSYIQSYGHWNWRQLPKYAGISRCGKSCRLRWKNYLQPGVKHGDYTEEEEALIIKLHEQLGNRWSMIASKLPGRTDNEIKNYWHTHMKKKRTKEEQNQTSSGHVVLPKDHQHSRDDHEYSSRQIDSDDQTEAHESATRNCNDACQQLLHPQSSSAVSPESTSSSSTSSAQYTSSSSSSLNHEARDSTVFMNYLIVDRDIVMVSSSETMISDQQYNAGDFWSTPFLQDSISIESDIISSSSSYLLPYDEGMDLFYQVMPTPQDDS, from the exons ATGGTGAGAGCTCCATTCTATGACAAAAGTGGAGTAAAGAAAGGGGCATGGGATGCTGAAGAAGACGATAAGTTAAGAAGTTATATCCAAAGCTATGGCCATTGGAACTGGCGTCAACTTCCGAAATATGCAG GTATATCAAGGTGTGGGAAAAGCTGCAGACTAAGATGGAAGAACTACCTTCAACCAGGTGTAAAACATGGAGATTACACTGAAGAAGAAGAGGCTTTAATCATCAAACTACATGAACAACTTGGGAATAG ATGGTCGATGATTGCTTCAAAATTACCAGGAAGAACTGACAATGAAATAAAAAATTATTGGCACACCCACATGAAGAAGAAGCGCACAAAAGAAGAACAAAATCAAACATCCTCTGGTCATGTAGTACTTCCGAAAGATCATCAGCATTCTCGTGATGATCACGAGTACTCATCACGGCAAATCGATTCAGACGATCAAACAGAGGCTCATGAAAGTGCTACTCGTAATTGTAATGATGCTTGTCAACAACTACTTCATCCCCAAAGCTCCTCTGCTGTGTCCCCAGAATCAACATCGTCTAGTAGTACTAGCTCAGCACAGTATACCTCCTCCTCCTCAAGCTCCCTTAATCATGAAGCACGAGATTCTACCGTGTTCATGAACTATCTTATTGTCGATCGAGATATTGTCATGGTTTCATCATCAGAAACAATGATATCAGATCAACAATACAATGCTGGTGATTTTTGGAGCACACCGTTTCTACAGGACAGTATCTCCATCGAAAGTGACATTATATCATCCTCATCATCGTACTTGTTGCCCTATGATGAAGGCATGGATTTGTTCTACCAAGTCATGCCAACACCGCAAGACGATAGTTGA
- the LOC101297120 gene encoding cytochrome b6-f complex iron-sulfur subunit, chloroplastic-like translates to MAASTLSSATTSQLCSSKSAMFSSAQALSVMPRRTQLMGKGKGMRITCQAAIPADNVPDMGKRKLMNLLLLGAISLPSGFMLVPYATFFAPPGSGSGSGGQTAKDALGNDVIASEWLKTHGPGDKTLTQGLKGDPTYLVVEKDRTLATYGINAVCTHLGCVVPFNSAENKFICPCHGSQYNDQGRVVRGPAPLSLALAHADIDEGKVIFVPWVETDFRTGDAPWWS, encoded by the exons ATGGCTGCCTCTACTCTATCTTCTGCTACCACTTCACAG CTATGCTCCAGCAAGAGTGCTATGTTCTCTTCAGCACAGGCCTTGTCTGTGATGCCCAGGAGGACCCAGCTGATGGGAAAGGGAAAGGGAATGAGAATCACATGCCAGGCAGCAATTCCAGCTGATAATGTCCCTGACATGGGTAAGAGGAAGCTCATGAATCTGCTTCTTCTGGGTGCTATTTCACTTCCCTCTGGTTTCATGTTGGTTCCCTATGCCACTTTCTTTGCTCCACCTGG CTCTGGTAGCGGAAGTGGTGGTCAAACTGCCAAGGATGCTCTCGGAAATGATGTGATTGCATCAGAATGGCTCAAGACCCATGGCCCTGGTGACAAGACTCTTACACAAGGGTTGAAG GGTGATCCTACCTACCTTGTTGTGGAGAAAGACAGAACTCTTGCCACATATGGAATCAATGCTGTGTGCACTCACCTTGGTTGTGTCGTGCCATTCAACAGTGCCGAGAACAAGTTCATCTGCCCATGCCATGGATCCCAGTACAATGACCAAGGAAGAGTTGTCAGGGGACCTGCTCCTTTG TCTCTGGCTTTGGCTCATGCTGATATTGATGAAGGCAAGGTAATATTTGTTCCTTGGGTCGAAACCGATTTCAGAACCGGTGATGCTCCTTGGTGGTCTTAA
- the LOC101297411 gene encoding putative cyclin-D6-1-like, producing MEFNLENPLTISHDIHSDSVTSLFSIESDHMPSENYFQTLQAGDFDISIRREAIASISQLCCNSDKFLSYLAVNYLDRFLSCQEKLQPKPWIIKLLAISCVSLAAKMKKTAFSILDFQSDGGIIFDTRTIERMEFLILGALKWRMRSITPFSFILFFISLFKLEDPPLRQALKARATQIIFKAQNDMKLLVFKPSIIAASGLLFASHELFPMQSPCFKKALSNCSYVNKVTLLQCYNCMQDSVVDEYDSVLEMVSSSVTPANVLDQTFSSSAESGRTTVTSVTTLKLERDIKRRKISEYCKDHHDRVVQINFSSDPEPLRPS from the exons ATGGAGTTCAACCTTGAAAACCCACTAACAATTTCCCATGATATCCACTCTGACTCGGTCACTTCTCTGTTCTCCATTGAATCCGATCACATGCCATCCGAGAATTACTTCCAAACCCTTCAAGCTGGAGACTTTGACATCTCTATTCGAAGGGAAGCAATTGCTTCAATCTCACAG CTCTGTTGTAACTCTGATAAATTCTTATCTTACCTCGCTGTCAATTATCTTGATCGGTTCTTGTCCTGCCAAGAAAAGCTG CAACCAAAGCCTTGGATCATAAAGCTCCTCGCAATTTCCTGCGTTTCTCTAGCAGCCAAGATGAAGAAAACAGCCTTCTCTATCCTTGATTTTCAG AGTGATGGAGGTATCATTTTCGATACTCGAACTATAGAGAGAATGGAGTTTCTGATTTTAGGAGCTCTAAAATGGAGAATGCGGTCCATAACTCCCTTCTCTTTCATTCTTTTCTTCATTTCTTTGTTCAAGCTTGAAGATCCTCCATTGAGGCAAGCTCTCAAAGCCAGAGCCACCCAGATCATCTTTAAAGCTCAAAATG ATATGAAGCTTTTGGTGTTCAAGCCATCAATAATTGCAGCCTCTGGTCTCCTCTTTGCTTCTCATGAGTTATTCCCCATGCAAAGCCCCTGCTTTAAAAAAGCGCTGTCTAACTGTTCCTATGTAAATAAG GTAACTTTGCTGCAATGCTACAACTGTATGCAAGACAGTGTGGTAGATGAGTACGATTCAGTGTTGGAGATGGTGTCTAGCTCAGTGACACCGGCCAATGTGTTGGATCAGACTTTTTCAAGCTCTGCAGAGAGTGGAAGAACCACAGTGACTAGCGTTACCACTTTAAAATTGGAGAGGGACATCAAGAGGAGGAAAATTAGTGAATATTGTAAAGATCATCACGACAGAGTTGTCCAAATTAATTTCTCATCAGATCCAGAACCGCTCAGGCCTAGTTAG